In Bradysia coprophila strain Holo2 unplaced genomic scaffold, BU_Bcop_v1 contig_358, whole genome shotgun sequence, one DNA window encodes the following:
- the LOC119081448 gene encoding nucleoside diphosphate kinase 7, which translates to MSNMCPEFERYSFKANWFQKEADMCRPFIINVFPKDNSVEIFDERSRKMFMRRSPLDTLNAVNHERATSKQIYVGAKLNIFGRQFDITDYADDVTKFKLSSHRESAFCLLKPHAIPFTDKILNQFRDERLTIGNCKMVQLDRDCASRLLMQEMADVSPTLPDLVESITQGPALALELFGQNAIRKLLDILGPDNPDDAKELCPNSIRAKYGMSLFKNVAFCSKSAASTEVNIRFFFTEYQVEPYVTMNGTLAIVKPHAVLDGKLGDIISIIYENNFRVTAMKMMYMERGNCEEFLEVYKGVAPEYNKMVLEFISGPTVGLEIISCDSHIESPTKSHCDFRNLCGPSDPEIARRIRPRTIRAKFGTNLIQNAIHCTDLPDDIELELNRFFKVFH; encoded by the exons ATG TCGAACATGTGTCCCGAATTCGAGCGATATTCATTCAAAGCGAATTGGTTCCAGAAAGAAGCGGATATGTGCAGACCatttataataaatgttttcccCAAAGATAATTCCGTGGAAATC TTCGATGAGCGATCccgaaaaatgtttatgaGACGATCTCCGCTGGACACATTAAATGCTGTTAACCACGAACGGGCaacatcaaaacaaatttatgtgGGCGCAAAATTGAACATATTCGGAAGACAATTTGACATTACCGACTATGCCGATGAtgtgacgaaatttaaattgtcttCACACCGAGAATC TGCTTTTTGTCTTCTAAAGCCGCATGCGATACCATTCACTGACAAGATACTAAATCAATTTAGAGACGAACGACTAACGATAGGCAACTGTAAAATGGTTCAATTGGACAGAGATTGTGCGAGCCGTTTACTCATGCAGGAAATGGCAGATGTCAGTCCTACGTTACCAGACTTGGTGGAATCAATAACGCAAGGACCGGCTCTAGCGTTGGAGCTTTTTGGACAGaatgcaattcgaaaattattaGATATTTTAG GACCAGATAACCCCGATGATGCCAAAGAACTATGCCCCAACAGCATTAGAGCAAAATATGGAATGagtttattcaaaaatgtggCCTTCTGTTCGAAATCCGCTGCTTCAACCGAAGTG AATATTCGATTTTTCTTCACTGAATATCAAGTCGAACCATACGTGACTATGAATGGAACACTGGCTATCGTTAAGCCTCATGCTGTCCTAGATG GAAAGCTTGGCGATATTATTTCGattatttacgaaaataaCTTCAGAGTGACTGCAATGAAAATGATGTACATGGAACGTGGAAATTGTGAAGAGTTTTTGGAAGTTTATAAAGGTGTTGCTCCTGAGTATAAT AAAATGGTGCTAGAGTTTATCAGTGGACCAACTGTGGGGCTGGAGATTATATCATGTGATTCGCATATCGAATCCCCGACCAAATCACACTGTGATTTTCGTAATCTATGTGGACCCAGTGATCCA GAAATCGCCAGACGGATACGACCAAGAACCATCCGCGCAAAATTTGGAACTAATTTAATTCAGAATGCTATACATTGCACAGATCTGCCGGATGACATCGAGTTGGAATTGAACCGGTTTTTTAAAGTGTTTCACTGA
- the LOC119081478 gene encoding uncharacterized protein F13E9.13, mitochondrial: MQKFERIFGTTKTRVIGMIHANALPGTPNYKNDFNQTIEKVRHEAHIYKKHNVHGILLENMHDIPYIQQDKQFNAETTACMTRLSMEIKSIIPDRTPCGIQVLACGNQQALAIAKATNFQFIRVEGFVFSHIADEGFTNANAGELLRYRKNIDAEDVLVFTDVKKKHSSHSITEDISLPETVKAAEFFLSDGVILTGSATGHAANPKDLDAVYGHTKVPILIGSGVTEENVEKYVQKANGLIIGSYFKNGGDWMNDLSDNRVEHFMNKVNGLIHG; the protein is encoded by the exons atgcaaaaattcgAGAGAATATTTGGAACTACCAAGACTAGAGTGATTGGCATGATACATGCAAATGCATTACCAG GTACCCCGAATTACAAAAACGATTTCAATCAAACTATTGAAAAGGTGAGACATGAAGCTCATATCTACAAGAAGCATAATGTT CATGGAATACTTTTAGAAAACATGCACGACATTCCGTACATTCAACAAGACAAACAATTCAATGCTGAAACAACAGCTTGTATGACACGTCTAtcaatggaaataaaatcaattataCCCGACCGAACACCGTGTGGAATCCAAGTTTTAGCGTGTGGAAATCAGCAAGCATTGGCCATTGCCAAAGCAACAAATTTCCAGTTCATTCGAGTGGAAGGTTTCGTCTTTTCACATATTGCTGACGAAGGGTTCACAAATGCAAACGCCGGTGAATTGTTACGATACCGCAAGAACATTGACGCTGAAGATGTGCTGGTGTTCACCGATGTGAAAAAGAAGCACAGCTCGCATTCGATAACAGAGGACATTTCGTTGCCGGAAACAGTCAAAGCAGCTGAATTCTTTCTTAGTGACGGAGTCATTTTGACCGGTTCTGCGACTGGTCATGCTGCGAATCCCAAAGACTTAGATGCGGTGTATGGTCACACCAAGGTACCGATACTAATCGGATCGGGAGTTACCGAAGAAAACGTGGAGAAATATGTTCAGAAAGCGAATGGTTTGATAATTGGATCATATTTCAAGAATGGTGGGGATTGGATGAATGATTTGTCAGATAATCGAGTGGaacattttatgaataaaGTTAACGGATTGATTCATGGATGA
- the LOC119081431 gene encoding solute carrier family 15 member 2, translated as MFKSNQSLEHIPILERQTCPKYGTNEPIDHESANTRYTYPKAVIFILCSKFFESFAANGVRTVLALYLKDSLNYSEDFSTSVLHVFNFFGQFCPIFGAILADNYFGNARTIFYFFFFYAVGWIGMVFVTFPIGTIPFVPMLFSSLLLISIGNGNIRACITSLGGHQFKLPEQTDALNTYFSHYYFMYYMGILLSKVVPPAIRADTQCFGKDECYAAVFGFLGTIFLCCWIIFLAGMSFYRKEETVSGQQNICQVVACIWYALVRKVKDRPTESNRHRTSFLEASIGVYPSHFVMDIISFLRVIKLFMPLPIYWALLAQQDSTWTFQATQMNTTLLGVKIEPDQAKALGPIIILALIPIWKKVVIPTFNKLNYRLEPLQSVAAGAISAGLSFVCAGYLQYQIERTNGQQISIAWQFPQFFLLMLGETLLSIPGLQYSYTKAPSTMKSVLTAAWFINCAIGNLMVVIITELNLFQRQSNEFFFYATFMFVCTIVFSYIASFYEQENRDAEVHNFNTKSQNVQVSRTSSEDV; from the exons ATGTTTAAATCGAATCAAAGTCTTGAAC ataTACCTATTTTGGAACGACAGACATGTCCTAAATATGGAACAAATGAACCTATTGATCATGAATCAGCCAACACTCGATACACTTATCCCAAAGCGGTGATATTTATATtatgttccaaatttttcgaatCATTTGCAGCTAATGGTGTCAGAA CCGTGCTTGCCCTATATCTGAaggattcattaaattactCAGAGGATTTTTCCACTTCTGTCCTGCATGTATTCAACTTTTTTGGCCAATTTTGTCCGATCTTTGGAGCTATACTAGCTGACAACTACTTTGGCAATGCTAGGACAATATtctatttcttcttcttctacgcAGTCGGATGGATTGGTATGGTGTTCGTGACGTTTCCTATCGGTACAATTCCATTTGT ACCGATGCTGTTTTCTTCATTGCTTCTGATTTCAAttggaaatggaaatattaGGGCGTGCATAACATCTCTTGGTGGCCATCAATTTAAATTACCCGAACAGACTGACGCCTTAAACACGTATTTCTCGCATTACTACTTCATGTACTATATGGGAATACTTCTTAGTAAAGTTGTGCCACCAGCGATCCGAGCAGACACGCAATGTTTCGGAAAGGACGAGTGCTACGCAGCAGTCTTCGGATTTCTGGGAACCATTTTTCTATGTTGTTGGA taattttccTCGCTGGAATGTCTTTCTACAGAAAAGAGGAAACAGTAAGCGGTCAACAGAACATTTGTCAAGTGGTAGCTTGCATATGGTACGCATTGGTTCGCAAAGTGAAAGATAGACCCACTGAATCAAATCGTCACAGAACAAGTTTTTTGGAAGCGTCAATAGGAGTGTATCCGAGCCATTTCGTCATGgacataatttcatttttacgcGTCATTAAGCTTTTCATGCCTTTACCAATTTATTGGGCATTATTAGCGCAACAGGATTCAACATGGACTTTTCAAGCGACACAAATGAACACAACGTTGTTGGGAGTAAAGATAGAACCAGATCAAGCGAAGGCATTAGGTCCGATTATCATATTAGCTTTAATACCAATTTGGAAGAAAGTGGTCATCCCAACATTCAACAAGTTAAACTACAGATTGGAACCACTGCAAAGTGTAGCTGCTGGGGCAATCAGCGCAGGATTATCATTCGTCTGTGCTGGATATTTGCAATATCAGATTGAAAGGACAAACGGACAACAGATTTCCATTGCATGGCAATTTCCCCAATTTTTCCTGTTAATGCTGGGCGAAACATTACTTTCGATTCCCGGTCTTCAATATTCGTACACAAAGGCTCCTAGTACGATGAAGTCCGTTCTAACAGCAGCTTGGTTTATCAATTGTGCCATTGGTAATTTGATGGTGGTGATAATCACTGAATTAAACTTATTCCAGAGACAAAGTAACGAGTTCTTCTTCTATGCAACGTTTATGTTTGTATGTACAATAGTTTTTAGTTATATCGCTTCGTTTTACGAACAAGAAAATCGTGACGCTGAAGTTCAtaatttcaatacaaaatcacAAAATGTGCAAGTTTCCAGAACAAGTTCGGAAGATGTGTGA
- the LOC119081476 gene encoding uncharacterized protein LOC119081476, with product MMKMIFVVTICLLLLADRGLAEHFRGQDDIHSKVDGIIPNDGVALKVQINSSIPIEISNENATGLTDARIAMVKTHILSEEEALDYEEIDIEPNVRQAFAKQIGLPSVPSNPVGLLVSRLPCTCQSGVCGCCTGVLLSAFRTKGCMNITYIPEEFAFEVKMMMNDAVLYKTRMSGRNPRPICVTPPRIGLIEICAVFHDIYFVGRNMHVCLNMEANFQGYELFDRSFDCMRIGDQGVKIVKPEDGAGLPGIANGNDAIVDAGNDDIEDYDENLVRKVG from the exons atgatgaaaatgataTTTGTGGTGACCATTTGTTTATTACTATTAGCTGATCGTGGTTTGGCTGAGCACTTTCGGG GTCAGGATGATATTCACTCGAAAGTGGACGGGATAATACCAAATGATGGTGTGGCTTTGAAAGTTCAAATTAACTCATCAATTCCAATAGAGATTTCCAATGAAAATGCAACTGGCTTAACGGATGCACGGATCGCAATGGTGAAAACTCACATTTTATCTGAAGAAGAGG CACTAGACTACGAAGAAATCGATATTGAGCCAAATGTTCGTCAAGCATTTGCAAAGCAAATCGGTTTACCTAGTGTACCAAGTAATCCAGTTGGTCTTTTGGTCAGTCGACTACCATGCACATGCCAATCTGGTGTTTGTGGTTGCTGCACTGGGGTTCTTTTATCGGCATTTCGGACGAAGGGATGCATGAATATCACGTACATTCCGGAAGAGTTTGCTTTCGAAGTTAAAATGATGATGAACGATGCGGTTCTGTATAAAACCAGAATGTCGGGTAGGAATCCGAGACCGATTTGTGTAACACCACCACGCATTGGATTGATTGAGATTTGTGCCGTGTTTCacgatatttattttgttggtcGTAATATGCATGTGTGCCTTAATATGGAAGCCAATTTTCAAGGATACGAATTATTCGATAG ATCGTTTGATTGCATGCGAATCGGTGATCAAGGGGTAAAAATTGTAAAGCCCGAAGATGGTGCAGGTCTGCCGGGAATAGCTAATGGAAACGATGCAATAGTTGACGCTGGTAACGATGACATTGAAGATTACGATGAAAATCTCGTTCGAAAAGTGGGGTAA
- the LOC119081446 gene encoding phenoloxidase-activating factor 2-like has translation MIACLWFVACSAVFFQYVHGQGTFNFPDNPPPTPEDKDDVLPGLEDRQGGSTLPTLPATPTTASANITPNIVTPTGQTCICVPTGSCQGQGRPDGAGLIDVRIVTNVPQPNATAPPTTPPITTCAAGLVLCCQAGAYQCGVRYPPVAGAPAPAAGQAAYGSYPWQAALLGPGDSYIGSGVLLNNLNVLTVAHRASQYVNAPATLKVRMGDWNSGASSEPIPAQEFIVRRVSLHPNYNPANLKNDVAILRLATPVPLGANPAIATGCLPATSFVGTRCFVSGWGRNDFANGTFQSIQKQVDVPILQPTQCQTQLAATRLGSAFVFDSASFICAGSEAGKDACTGDGGSPLMCAIGERWFIAGLVAWGIGCGTINVPGVYVNVVSYVPWIQTTVAS, from the exons ATGATTGCATGCCTGTGGTTTGTTGCATGCTCAGCAGTATTTTTCCAATACGTACATGGCCAAGGAACTTTTAATTTTCCGGATAATCCACCACCTACCCCAGAGGATAAGGATGACGTTTTACCAGGCTTAGAAG ATCGTCAGGGAGGTTCAACTTTGCCCACATTACCAGCAACTCCTACAACGGCTAGTGCGAACATAACACCAAATATTGTTACACCGACTGGTCAAACTTGTATATGTGTCCCAACTGGATCTTGTCAAGGACAAGGCAGACCAGATGGAGCAGGATTGATCGATGTGCGAATTGTAACGAATGTG CCACAACCAAATGCAACCGCACCGCCGACAACTCCACCCATTACAACATGCGCAGCTGGCTTAGTATTATGTTGTCAAGCGGGAGCGTATCAGTGTGGTGTTAGATACCCTCCAGTTGCTGGAG CACCGGCTCCTGCAGCTGGGCAAGCTGCATATGGATCATATCCTTGGCAAGCGGCACTTCTGGGACCAGGTGATTCCTATATAGGGTCTGGAGTTTTGTTAAACAATTTGAATGTTCTGACTGTCGCTCACAGAGCTTCACAATATGT AAATGCTCCCGCAACTTTGAAAGTACGAATGGGAGATTGGAATTCTG GCGCTTCATCAGAACCGATTCCAGCTCAGGAATTTATTGTGAGAAGAGTTAGCCTACATCCAAATTATAATCCAGCAAACTTGAAAAATGATGTAGCTATTTTGAGGCTTGCTACACCAGTACCACTGGGAGCTAATCCAGCTATTGCGACTGGTTGTTTGCCAGCAACTTCTTTTGTCGGTACAAG ATGTTTTGTGTCTGGCTGGGGTCGAAATGATTTTGCAAACGGAACATTTCAATCTATTCAAAAACAAGTTGACGTACCAATTCTTCAACCCACTCAATGCCAGACGCAGCTAGCTGCTACTAGATTAGGATCAGCATTTGTATTCGACTCTGCAAGTTTTATTTGTGCTGGATCAGAAGCGGGAAAGGATGCATG CACCGGCGACGGTGGTAGTCCACTTATGTGCGCAATCGGTGAAAGATGGTTCATTGCAG GCTTGGTTGCTTGGGGTATTGGTTGTGGCACTATAAACGTACCAGGCGTTTATGTCAACGTAGTTTCATATGTTCCATGGATTCAAACTACAGTTGCATCATAA
- the LOC119081451 gene encoding arrestin domain-containing protein 1-like isoform X1: MTTIYREIEFENNPSKVCYSGQLLKGKAQIYLPVDTHVKAIYITFSGEGFCQWSENVDGEQITGSKIYLNERVNLLSNSSQADIVVPAGNHSYPFQVQFRPRLPTSYEGTYGHIRYISTLHIDRSSKKLDPFTETFTVINPLNLDNNSSYRMPLEVRQCTKFNQFCLLFCWKTDDLEIFGKLPVRGYCPGQTMNLKLDVVNKSGQDILHFAVQFVQEVTYTANNGQQKLERIVQSTKLTDGCRADRHNLQSIKVNTLVPSLPPTNFSADVCGSRYMFVIIAYTEICRRNVTFEIPVIIGTYPISNEFYSPSENVTNQTTVLPSAPQIDGYAYGSNISINSSSDLPPYPEADPPTYEEATRSILDVTPQQNFVPKYPTYRRQTSYATEEP, translated from the exons ATGACGACAATATAtcgtgaaattgaattcgaaaataatccatCGAAAGTGTGTTACAGCGGGCAACTGTTGAAGGGAAAAGCTCAAATTTATTTGCCAGTGGACACCCATGTGAAAG CAATTTACATTACGTTTAGTGGCGAAGGATTTTGCCAGTGGTCTGAAAATGTTGATGGCGAACAAATTACCGGCTCAAAGATCTATCTCAATGAACGAGTCAATCTTTTATCAAACAGTTCACAAG CTGATATCGTTGTGCCTGCCGGTAATCATTCCTATCCGTTCCAAGTTCAATTTCGTCCTAGACTTCCTACTTCCTATGAAGGAACGTACGGACACATTCGTTACATCTCTACTCTACACATCGATCGTTCCTCAAAAAAGCTCGATCCGTTTACAGAAACTTTCACTGTAATCAATCCACTGAATTTAGACAACAATTCGTCGTATAGA ATGCCACTGGAAGTACGACAATGTACAAAATTCAACCAGTTTTGTTTGCTATTCTGTTGGAAAACAGATGATTTAGAAATATTTGGTAAATTGCCAGTTCGTGGATATTGTCCGGGTCaaacaatgaatttgaaattggaTGTAGTCAATAAGAGCGGCCAggatattttgcattttgcgGTTCAATTTGTGCAA gaAGTCACATACACAGCAAACAATGGACAGCAAAAGTTGGAACGCATTGTACAGAGTACAAAACTGACGGATGGTTGTAGAGCCGATCGTCATAATCTGCAATCAATTAAGGTGAACACATTAGTTCCGTCTCTACCTCCGACTAATTTTTCGGCAGACGTTTGCGGGAGTCGTTATATGTTTGTG ATCATAGCATATACAGAAATTTGTCGTCGAAATGTAACATTTGAAATACCGGTCATCATTGGAACGTATccaatttcaaatgaattctaTTCACCGTCCGAGAACGTTACAAATCAAACAACAGTTTTACCATCCGCACCACAGATAGACGGATACGCATATGGATCGAATATAAGCATCAACTCTTCTTCGGATCTTCCACCTTATCCAGAAGCAG ATCCTCCGACATATGAAGAAGCTACTCGAAGTATTTTGGATGTGACACCgcaacaaaatttcgttcCCAAGTATCCAACTTACAGAAGACAAACTTCGTACGCTACTGAAGAACCATAA
- the LOC119081451 gene encoding arrestin domain-containing protein 1-like isoform X2, translating into MLMANKLPAQRSISMNESIFYQTVHKLLLSQLYENLEKTKVFDVTADIVVPAGNHSYPFQVQFRPRLPTSYEGTYGHIRYISTLHIDRSSKKLDPFTETFTVINPLNLDNNSSYRMPLEVRQCTKFNQFCLLFCWKTDDLEIFGKLPVRGYCPGQTMNLKLDVVNKSGQDILHFAVQFVQEVTYTANNGQQKLERIVQSTKLTDGCRADRHNLQSIKVNTLVPSLPPTNFSADVCGSRYMFVIIAYTEICRRNVTFEIPVIIGTYPISNEFYSPSENVTNQTTVLPSAPQIDGYAYGSNISINSSSDLPPYPEADPPTYEEATRSILDVTPQQNFVPKYPTYRRQTSYATEEP; encoded by the exons ATGTTGATGGCGAACAAATTACCGGCTCAAAGATCTATCTCAATGAACGAGTCAATCTTTTATCAAACAGTTCACAAG CTCTTACTTAGCCAGTTGTATGAGAATCTAGAGAAAACTAAGGTATTTGATGTTACAGCTGATATCGTTGTGCCTGCCGGTAATCATTCCTATCCGTTCCAAGTTCAATTTCGTCCTAGACTTCCTACTTCCTATGAAGGAACGTACGGACACATTCGTTACATCTCTACTCTACACATCGATCGTTCCTCAAAAAAGCTCGATCCGTTTACAGAAACTTTCACTGTAATCAATCCACTGAATTTAGACAACAATTCGTCGTATAGA ATGCCACTGGAAGTACGACAATGTACAAAATTCAACCAGTTTTGTTTGCTATTCTGTTGGAAAACAGATGATTTAGAAATATTTGGTAAATTGCCAGTTCGTGGATATTGTCCGGGTCaaacaatgaatttgaaattggaTGTAGTCAATAAGAGCGGCCAggatattttgcattttgcgGTTCAATTTGTGCAA gaAGTCACATACACAGCAAACAATGGACAGCAAAAGTTGGAACGCATTGTACAGAGTACAAAACTGACGGATGGTTGTAGAGCCGATCGTCATAATCTGCAATCAATTAAGGTGAACACATTAGTTCCGTCTCTACCTCCGACTAATTTTTCGGCAGACGTTTGCGGGAGTCGTTATATGTTTGTG ATCATAGCATATACAGAAATTTGTCGTCGAAATGTAACATTTGAAATACCGGTCATCATTGGAACGTATccaatttcaaatgaattctaTTCACCGTCCGAGAACGTTACAAATCAAACAACAGTTTTACCATCCGCACCACAGATAGACGGATACGCATATGGATCGAATATAAGCATCAACTCTTCTTCGGATCTTCCACCTTATCCAGAAGCAG ATCCTCCGACATATGAAGAAGCTACTCGAAGTATTTTGGATGTGACACCgcaacaaaatttcgttcCCAAGTATCCAACTTACAGAAGACAAACTTCGTACGCTACTGAAGAACCATAA
- the LOC119081443 gene encoding phenoloxidase-activating factor 2-like translates to MFSYDTHLRFLVYLTVLTRLSDVILTVHAQVNFPDSLPQPVPADNGDTLPGLDGRQGTTLSTLPGFPSLPATIPTVTPGVGTPIVNIVTPTTGQTCICVPTGQCTPTGSLDGSGIIDIRIVNTGVSGVTPAITTLPITSTITSCSAGLVLCCQPGPYQCGVRYPPVVGAPAPGAGQAPYGSYPWQAVLLGPGDVYVASGVLLNNLNVLTVAHRAAQYVNAPTTLKVRMGEWNAAAATEPIPAQEFIVSRIFLHPNYNSGNLKNDVAILRLATAVPLGNSPAIATGCLPSTSFAGTRCFVSGWGRNDFTTGSFQTIQKQVDVPILQPAQCQTQLAATRLGPRFVFDTTSFICAGGEAGKDACTGDGGSPLVCTIGNRWFVAGLVAWGIGCGTTNVPGVYVNIASFVPWIQTTVAS, encoded by the exons ATGTTTAGCTACGATACTCATCTACGGTTCCTTGTCTACTTAACCGTACTGACAAGGCTGTCAGACGTAATACTGACAGTACATGCACAAGTCAACTTTCCTGACAGTCTGCCTCAGCCTGTTCCGGCAGATAATGGTGATACCTTACCAGGTTTAGATG GGCGACAGGGAACAACCTTAAGCACACTTCCCGGATTTCCAAGTCTACCGGCAACGATTCCGACAGTAACACCAGGTGTAGGAACCCCAATAGTAAATATTGTTACACCAACTACTGGTCAAACCTGCATTTGTGTTCCAACTGGACAATGTACACCAACTGGTAGTCTTGACGGGTCTGGAATTATCGATATCCGTATTGTCAATACTGGAGTT TCAGGCGTTACTCCTGCTATTACAACACTTCCAATTACTTCTACAATAACATCATGCTCAGCAGGTTTAGTACTATGTTGTCAGCCTGGGCCATATCAATGCGGCGTTAGATATCCTCCTGTTGTTGGAG CACCGGCCCCTGGTGCGGGACAAGCTCCATATGGATCATATCCATGGCAAGCGGTATTGCTGGGCCCAGGCGATGTTTACGTAGCATctggagtcttattaaataatttaaatgttttgacCGTTGCTCACAGAGCAGCACAGTATGT aaatgcTCCTACGACCCTTAAAGTAAGAATGGGGGAATGGAATGCCG CTGCTGCAACGGAGCCTATTCCAGCACAGGAATTTATTGTGAGCAGAATTTTTCTACATCCAAACTACAATTCTGGCAATTTAAAGAACGATGTGGCCATTTTAAGATTGGCTACAGCTGTACCGTTAGGAAATAGTCCTGCTATTGCGACTGGTTGTTTGCCTTCAACATCGTTTGCCGGAACGAG atgttttgtatccgGATGGGGTCGAAATGATTTCACGACCGGAAGCTTCCAGACTATACAGAAACAAGTTGACGTTCCTATTCTACAGCCGGCACAGTGTCAAACTCAACTAGCTGCTACCAGGTTAGGGCCGAGGTTCGTATTTGATACTACCAGCTTCATTTGCGCTGGGGGAGAAGCAGGAAAGGATGCGTG CACTGGTGACGGCGGAAGTCCCCTAGTTTGCACAATAGGCAATCGATGGTTCGTCGCTG GCTTGGTCGCTTGGGGAATAGGATGCGGCACAACTAATGTTCCTGGAGTGTATGTCAACATAGCGTCATTTGTTCCGTGGATTCAAACTACAGTTGCATCATAA
- the LOC119081465 gene encoding uncharacterized protein LOC119081465 has translation MDFKFRLLIFVLQLHIAVSYKSYKFNKLCTSSKFKALIDTILDDKPNVELETSNDLSAAVISQRWDDKTYKSVEYCDFKVIAKTSRHEASRGIFASIRGMNLRRKGPNECIDYVAFEVGSGIVQKSPKMCGTMDDDEVYDVSNFFEAPGGTMKVIIYISRYVTLEAGKELGIELSFTSYDDCSRNTLECQPNKCIANIFENDTVLNCPPPGCLDEPSLAEHCKVKPIYQAPSSHVLAISALTSLFMVMFGIVTCWYCFKFRHCWNDNQTNNPNASSRSATSRPDMEFQTIRIPATPELASGAPPLDDDNPPSYDSLFRDRKVL, from the exons atggatttcAAATTTAGACTTTTAATCTTCGTACTGCAACTGCACATCGCTGTATCGTACAAATCAT acaaattcaacaaattgtgCACATCCAGCAAATTTAAAGCGCTCATAGACACTATCCTTGACGACAAGCCGAATGTGGAACTGGAAACGTCAAATGATTTATCGGCAGCTGTAATTTCTCAGCGTTGGGATGACAAAACCTATAAATCAGTCGAATATTGCGACTTTAAGGTGATCGCGAAAACGTCCCGTCATGAAGCTTCGCGTGGAATTTTCGCCTCAATTCGTGGAATGAATTTACGGCGGAAAGGTCCTAATGAGTGCATCGACTATGTGGCGTTTGAAGTGGGCAGTGGAATAGTTcaaaaaagtccaaaaatgtGCGGCACAATGGATGATGACGAAGTGTATGATGTGAGCAATTTCTTCGAAGCACCAGGCGGTACTATGAAAGTTATTATTTACATAAGTCGGTATGTGACATTAGAGGCTGGTAAGGAGCTTGGTATTGAGTTGAGTTTTACATCGTACGACG ATTGTAGCAGGAATACCTTGGAATGTCAACCGAACAAGTGCATTgccaatattttcgaaaatgacaCGGTTTTAAATTGCCCGCCGCCCGGTTGCCTAGACGAACCTTCACTGGCTGAACACTGTAAGGTCAAACCAATTTATCAAGCACCCAGTTCACATGTCCTTGCTATCAGTGCATTGACATCGTTGTTTATGgtcatgtttggtatcgtgACGTGCTGGTATTGCTTCAAATTTCGACATTGTTGGAATGACAATCAGACCAATAATCCAAATGCTAGCAGTCGTTCAGCGACGTCGAGACCTGATATGGAATTCCAGACGATTCGCATACCTGCTACTCCGGAATTAGCATCAGGTGCACCGCCATTAGACGACGATAATCCTCCCAGTTACGATTCGCTTTTCAGAGATAGGAAAGTATTGTGA